In Streptomyces sp. NBC_01439, the following are encoded in one genomic region:
- a CDS encoding DUF1015 domain-containing protein has protein sequence MTTSGTAEHGLRLIPFHGLRYVPERVGSLAAVTSPPYDVVVRPDGVDHLESADPHNIVRLILPQAGTPAARNEQAARTLHDWLAQGILSADPEPALYVYEQRRAGLLQRGLIGALALSTADAGIVLPHEDVMPDVVTDRAGLMRATSANLEPLLLTYRGDDPDTGAAAVVERTARRAPLLSTTTEDGFQHRLWAITDPAELDTVMADLSHRQALIADGHHRWATYLRLQEEHASPTPWDFGLVLLVDTARYPLQVRAIHRMLRRLPVADALAALDGHFRVRPVAGPLPLALDSLADASERGNAFLLAGDGAFHLVTDPDLALLDATVRHDRPEAWRRLDATVLHATLLDALWHVPDAPDQITYIHDAASTVAMAERHGGTAVLLHPVREEVVRDLARQGVTMPRKSTSFGPKPATGLVLRGLG, from the coding sequence ATGACCACATCTGGTACTGCGGAGCACGGGCTGCGCCTGATCCCGTTCCACGGCCTGCGCTACGTCCCCGAGCGTGTCGGCAGCCTCGCCGCCGTCACCTCGCCGCCGTACGACGTGGTCGTGCGCCCCGACGGAGTCGACCACCTCGAATCCGCCGACCCGCACAACATCGTCCGCCTGATCCTCCCGCAGGCGGGTACCCCGGCGGCGCGCAACGAGCAGGCCGCGCGCACCCTGCACGACTGGCTCGCCCAGGGCATCCTCAGCGCCGACCCCGAGCCCGCGCTCTACGTGTACGAACAGCGCCGGGCCGGCCTCCTCCAGCGCGGCCTCATCGGCGCCCTCGCCCTGTCCACCGCCGACGCCGGCATCGTGCTGCCGCACGAGGACGTCATGCCGGACGTGGTCACCGACCGGGCCGGCCTGATGCGGGCCACGTCCGCCAACCTCGAACCCCTGCTGCTCACCTACCGGGGCGACGACCCCGACACGGGAGCGGCCGCGGTCGTCGAACGGACCGCCCGGCGCGCCCCGCTCCTGTCGACCACCACCGAGGACGGCTTCCAGCACCGCCTGTGGGCCATCACGGATCCGGCCGAGCTCGACACCGTCATGGCGGACCTGAGCCACCGCCAGGCCCTCATCGCCGACGGCCACCACCGCTGGGCGACGTACCTGCGCCTCCAGGAGGAGCACGCCTCCCCCACCCCCTGGGACTTCGGCCTGGTCCTCCTCGTGGACACCGCCCGCTATCCGCTGCAGGTCCGCGCCATCCACCGGATGCTGCGCCGCCTCCCGGTGGCGGACGCCCTCGCCGCCCTCGACGGCCACTTCCGCGTCCGCCCGGTCGCCGGACCGCTGCCGCTGGCCCTGGACTCCCTCGCGGACGCCTCGGAACGCGGCAACGCCTTCCTGCTCGCCGGCGACGGCGCCTTCCATCTGGTCACCGACCCCGACCTGGCGCTCCTCGACGCCACGGTCCGCCACGACCGCCCCGAGGCCTGGCGCCGGCTGGACGCCACCGTCCTGCACGCCACCCTGCTCGACGCCCTCTGGCACGTCCCGGACGCGCCGGACCAGATCACGTACATCCACGACGCCGCGTCCACCGTGGCCATGGCCGAGCGGCACGGCGGCACGGCGGTCCTGCTGCATCCCGTACGCGAGGAAGTCGTACGGGACTTGGCCCGCCAGGGCGTCACCATGCCCCGCAAGTCCACGTCCTTCGGCCCGAAACCGGCCACCGGCCTGGTCCTGCGCGGCCTGGGCTGA
- a CDS encoding HAD-IIA family hydrolase, producing MTRQSRTSPAASEQSLHQAYDTALLDLDGVVYAGGRAIAHAVESLATARADGMHLAYVTNNALRTPDAVAEHLGELGIPTEAAEVITSAQAVARLIAEQVEPGSKVLVIGGDGLRVALRERGLVPVESAEEEGLAAVVQGYGGPDLPWGRFAEASYAINRGVPWFASNTDLTIPGARGIAPGNGAAVEVVRIATGAEPQVAGKPLPPMHRETVLRTGARRPLVVGDRLDTDIEGAFNGEVDSLLVLTGVTDAEQLLRAEPRHRPTYVDRDLRGLLAGQPEVEPFAEGFRCGGWTAVATNGGVLELREAGEAGAGEEAGEVGEAGDPLDGLRALCAAAWTVAGDGVCTLDAAKALARLGL from the coding sequence ATGACCCGGCAGAGCAGGACCAGTCCCGCGGCGAGTGAGCAGAGTCTGCACCAGGCGTACGACACCGCCCTGCTGGATCTGGACGGGGTGGTGTACGCGGGCGGCAGGGCCATCGCGCACGCGGTGGAGTCCCTCGCGACGGCCCGGGCGGACGGGATGCACCTCGCGTACGTCACGAACAACGCGCTGCGGACGCCGGACGCGGTCGCGGAGCACCTGGGCGAGCTGGGCATTCCGACGGAGGCCGCCGAGGTGATCACCTCGGCGCAGGCGGTGGCCCGGCTGATCGCCGAGCAGGTGGAGCCGGGGTCGAAGGTGTTGGTGATCGGCGGGGACGGGCTGCGGGTCGCGCTGCGCGAGCGGGGTCTGGTGCCGGTGGAGTCGGCCGAGGAGGAGGGGCTCGCGGCGGTCGTCCAGGGGTACGGGGGTCCCGACCTGCCGTGGGGGCGGTTCGCCGAGGCCTCGTACGCGATCAACCGCGGGGTGCCGTGGTTCGCGTCGAACACCGACCTGACGATTCCGGGTGCGCGCGGGATCGCGCCGGGCAACGGGGCTGCCGTGGAGGTCGTACGGATCGCCACGGGCGCGGAGCCGCAGGTGGCGGGCAAACCGCTGCCCCCGATGCACCGGGAGACGGTGCTGCGCACCGGGGCACGGCGGCCGCTGGTGGTGGGGGACCGGCTGGACACCGACATCGAGGGTGCCTTCAACGGGGAAGTGGACTCGCTGCTGGTGCTGACCGGGGTCACCGACGCGGAACAGCTGCTGCGTGCCGAGCCCAGGCACCGTCCGACCTACGTGGACCGGGATCTGCGGGGGTTGTTGGCCGGGCAGCCGGAGGTGGAACCGTTCGCGGAGGGGTTCCGCTGCGGCGGCTGGACGGCGGTCGCGACGAACGGCGGCGTGCTGGAGCTGCGCGAGGCCGGAGAAGCCGGAGCGGGCGAGGAGGCCGGAGAAGTCGGGGAGGCAGGGGATCCGCTCGACGGGCTGCGGGCGCTGTGTGCGGCGGCCTGGACGGTGGCCGGGGACGGAGTCTGCACGCTCGATGCGGCGAAGGCGCTGGCCAGGCTGGGTCTTTAA
- a CDS encoding FecCD family ABC transporter permease, translating to MLVESPPEPERSAAPDEGAAASVARPRHAVRAAGLLAALAVLALIAVVSIAVGAKQMTLDEVWHGLFAYAGTPSDVVVRDLRIPRTLLGLLVGLGLGLSGAVMQALTRNPLAEPGILGVNAGAAAAVVSAISFFGASSLNEFVWWAFLGAAFVSVLVYVLGGSRSATPVRLALAGTAASAALVGYINAVQLMDSKALDKLRFWTVGSLASANMDTVRQVAPFLLVGAVLALVLGRPLNAMAMGDDTARALGAHLTRTRIGAMVAITLLCGAATAACGPIVFIGLMVPHLVRAFTGPDMRWVLAYSAVLSPALLLGSDIIGRVVTRPAELQVGIVTALIGGPVFIYLVRRKRMAQL from the coding sequence GTGTTGGTCGAGAGTCCCCCTGAACCCGAACGGAGCGCGGCGCCCGACGAGGGCGCCGCTGCCTCCGTAGCCCGCCCGCGCCACGCCGTGCGCGCCGCCGGTCTGCTCGCCGCTCTCGCGGTGCTGGCACTGATCGCCGTCGTGAGCATCGCCGTGGGCGCCAAGCAGATGACCCTGGACGAGGTCTGGCACGGCCTGTTCGCCTACGCGGGTACGCCCTCCGACGTGGTCGTGCGGGACCTGCGGATCCCGCGCACCCTGCTCGGGCTGCTGGTCGGGCTCGGGCTCGGTCTGTCCGGTGCCGTGATGCAGGCGTTGACCCGCAACCCGCTGGCCGAGCCGGGCATCCTCGGCGTCAACGCGGGTGCCGCGGCCGCCGTGGTCTCCGCGATCAGCTTCTTCGGCGCGAGTTCACTGAACGAGTTCGTGTGGTGGGCCTTCCTCGGAGCCGCCTTCGTCTCGGTCCTCGTGTACGTGCTCGGTGGCAGTCGCAGCGCGACCCCGGTGCGCCTCGCGCTCGCTGGTACGGCGGCCAGCGCGGCGCTCGTCGGCTACATCAACGCCGTGCAGCTGATGGACAGCAAGGCACTGGACAAGCTGCGCTTCTGGACGGTGGGTTCGCTGGCTTCGGCCAACATGGACACCGTCCGGCAGGTGGCCCCCTTCCTGCTCGTCGGCGCGGTGCTGGCGCTGGTGCTGGGCCGGCCGCTCAACGCGATGGCGATGGGCGACGACACGGCGCGGGCGCTCGGCGCCCACCTCACGCGGACCCGGATCGGCGCCATGGTCGCCATCACCCTGCTGTGCGGTGCGGCGACCGCCGCCTGCGGTCCCATCGTGTTCATCGGGCTGATGGTCCCGCACCTCGTCCGGGCCTTCACCGGCCCCGACATGCGCTGGGTGCTCGCGTACTCGGCCGTCCTGTCGCCGGCCCTGCTGCTCGGCTCCGACATCATCGGCCGCGTCGTCACCCGGCCCGCCGAACTGCAGGTCGGCATCGTGACCGCGCTCATCGGCGGCCCGGTCTTCATCTACCTGGTTCGGCGCAAGAGGATGGCCCAGCTGTGA
- a CDS encoding FecCD family ABC transporter permease: MTATAPTTVTATDAPRKGRRSGPRPLRLPGGLSLRVERRALTVGVLLTFVAFAMAVLLIGTGDFEIAPWDVVQTLLGNGTPATDFIVNDLRLPRALVALLVGAALGISGAVFQSVSRNPLGSPDMLGFGYGSAVGALVVIVLFKGGATEVAVGALVGGLLAGVLVYLLAYKQGIQGYRLVLVGIGASAILIAVIQYLITKAQLIEATRAMVWLTGSLAGRDWAQVWPLLAVCAVLFPLVLGRGRALRMMEMGDDAAYALGVRVERTRMLLMLAAVLLTTAASAAAGPISFIALAAPQLARRLTRSPGGNLVNAALMGSVLLMVSDWASQRAFGSDQLPVGVVTGLVGGVYLLWLLVTERKAGRI; this comes from the coding sequence GTGACCGCGACCGCGCCCACGACCGTGACCGCGACCGATGCCCCCCGAAAGGGCCGTCGGTCCGGCCCCCGTCCGCTGCGCCTGCCCGGCGGGCTCTCGTTGCGCGTCGAGCGGCGCGCCCTCACCGTGGGCGTGCTGCTGACCTTCGTGGCGTTCGCGATGGCCGTCTTGCTCATCGGCACCGGCGACTTCGAGATCGCGCCGTGGGACGTCGTACAGACCCTGCTCGGCAACGGCACCCCGGCCACCGACTTCATCGTCAACGACCTGCGGCTGCCGCGGGCCCTGGTCGCGCTGCTCGTCGGCGCGGCGCTCGGCATCTCCGGAGCCGTCTTCCAGTCCGTCTCCCGCAACCCGCTGGGCTCCCCGGACATGCTCGGCTTCGGCTACGGCTCGGCGGTCGGCGCGCTCGTCGTCATCGTCCTGTTCAAGGGCGGCGCCACCGAGGTCGCCGTCGGCGCGCTGGTCGGCGGTCTGCTGGCCGGAGTCCTCGTCTACCTGCTCGCGTACAAGCAGGGCATCCAGGGCTACCGGCTGGTGCTGGTCGGCATCGGCGCCTCCGCCATCCTGATCGCCGTGATCCAGTACCTGATCACGAAGGCCCAGCTGATCGAGGCCACCCGCGCCATGGTCTGGCTGACCGGCTCGCTGGCCGGCCGGGACTGGGCGCAGGTGTGGCCGCTGCTCGCGGTGTGCGCGGTGCTCTTCCCACTGGTCCTCGGGCGGGGCCGGGCCCTGCGGATGATGGAGATGGGCGACGACGCCGCGTACGCGCTCGGCGTGCGGGTGGAGCGGACGCGGATGCTGCTGATGCTCGCGGCGGTCCTGCTCACCACCGCGGCGAGCGCCGCGGCCGGCCCGATCAGCTTCATCGCGCTGGCCGCGCCGCAGCTGGCCCGGCGGCTGACCCGTTCGCCCGGCGGGAACCTGGTGAACGCCGCCCTGATGGGCTCGGTGCTGCTGATGGTGTCCGACTGGGCCTCGCAGCGGGCCTTCGGCTCCGACCAGCTGCCGGTGGGCGTGGTGACCGGCCTCGTCGGCGGTGTCTACCTGCTCTGGCTGCTCGTCACCGAGCGCAAGGCGGGACGTATATGA
- a CDS encoding ABC transporter ATP-binding protein, which produces MRSTQVQRLTAENVTLGYDQRVIAENLSVEIPDNSFTVIVGPNACGKSTLLRALSRMLKPSTGRVLLDGQAIGSMPAKKVAKTLGLLPQSSIAPDGITVADLVSRGRYPHQGLLRQWSAEDERVVNESMASTGVAELADRAVDELSGGQRQRVWIAMALAQQTPLLLLDEPTTYLDIQHQIDVLDLCAELHETQGRTLVAVLHDLNHAARYATHLIAMRGGKVVAEGPPAEVVTAELVEKVFGLRCQVIPDPETGTPLVVPAARKARVVARAE; this is translated from the coding sequence ATGAGGAGTACCCAAGTGCAGCGGCTGACCGCGGAGAACGTGACCCTCGGCTACGACCAGCGGGTCATCGCCGAGAACCTGTCGGTGGAGATCCCCGACAACTCCTTCACGGTGATCGTCGGCCCCAACGCCTGCGGCAAGTCCACGCTGCTGCGGGCCCTGTCGCGGATGTTGAAGCCGTCCACCGGGCGGGTGCTGCTGGACGGGCAGGCCATCGGGTCGATGCCCGCGAAGAAGGTCGCCAAGACCCTGGGCCTGCTCCCGCAGTCCTCGATCGCGCCCGACGGCATCACGGTGGCCGACCTGGTCTCGCGCGGCCGGTACCCGCACCAGGGGCTGTTGCGGCAGTGGTCGGCCGAGGACGAGCGGGTCGTGAACGAGTCGATGGCCTCGACCGGGGTCGCCGAGCTCGCGGACCGGGCCGTGGACGAGTTGTCGGGCGGGCAGCGGCAGCGCGTGTGGATCGCGATGGCGCTGGCCCAGCAGACGCCGTTGCTGCTGCTCGACGAGCCGACGACGTACCTGGACATCCAGCACCAGATCGACGTGCTGGACCTGTGCGCGGAGCTGCACGAGACGCAGGGGCGGACGCTGGTGGCGGTGCTGCACGACCTGAACCACGCGGCCCGGTACGCCACGCACCTGATCGCGATGCGGGGCGGGAAGGTCGTCGCGGAGGGGCCGCCGGCCGAGGTGGTGACGGCGGAGCTCGTGGAGAAGGTGTTCGGGCTGCGCTGCCAGGTGATTCCGGATCCGGAGACGGGGACGCCGCTGGTGGTCCCGGCGGCGCGCAAGGCCCGTGTGGTGGCCCGGGCGGAGTAG
- a CDS encoding SCP2 sterol-binding domain-containing protein — translation MATIQECREALDNLSGNLARADGGVRSAAAFDRSLSCHITDLDQTFTGRLDAGRIRVDAVAPGPPAAKAEIRLAMTGDDLVALVAGELKFAKAWASGRVRLEAGFRDLLRLKSML, via the coding sequence ATGGCTACGATCCAGGAGTGCCGCGAAGCACTCGACAACCTCTCCGGCAACCTCGCACGGGCCGACGGCGGCGTGCGCAGCGCGGCCGCGTTCGACCGCTCCCTGAGCTGCCACATCACCGACCTCGACCAGACGTTCACGGGCCGCCTCGACGCGGGCCGGATCCGGGTGGACGCGGTCGCCCCGGGCCCGCCCGCGGCGAAGGCCGAGATCAGGCTCGCGATGACCGGCGACGACCTCGTGGCCCTGGTCGCGGGCGAGCTGAAGTTCGCGAAGGCCTGGGCCTCCGGCCGGGTCCGTCTGGAAGCCGGCTTCCGCGACCTACTCCGCCTCAAGAGCATGCTCTAG
- a CDS encoding TlyA family RNA methyltransferase yields the protein MAGVARRRLDAELVRRSMARSREHAAQLIAAGRVTVGGTTATKAATQVETSAALVVLKDDADPDYVSRGGHKLAGALAAFQPQGLAVEGRRALDAGASTGGFTDVLLRSGVAHVMAVDVGYGQLAWSLQSDDRVTVKDRTNVRELTVEQLDGVPVDLVVGDLSFISIGLVLPALVRCCAPDADLVLMVKPQFEVGKDRLGSGGVVRSPELRAEAVREVAAQAAKLGLGVLGVTASPLPGPSGNVEYFLWLRAGAPALDPEDVDRAVAEGPQ from the coding sequence GTGGCAGGAGTGGCACGCCGCCGCCTGGACGCCGAACTGGTACGCCGCAGCATGGCCCGCTCGCGCGAGCACGCCGCACAGCTGATCGCCGCGGGCCGGGTGACCGTGGGCGGCACCACCGCGACCAAGGCGGCCACCCAGGTCGAGACCAGCGCGGCCCTGGTGGTCCTCAAGGACGACGCAGACCCCGACTACGTCTCGCGCGGCGGCCACAAGCTGGCCGGCGCGCTGGCGGCCTTCCAGCCGCAGGGGCTGGCCGTCGAGGGCCGCCGCGCGCTGGACGCCGGCGCCTCCACCGGCGGGTTCACGGACGTGCTGCTGCGCTCGGGCGTGGCCCACGTGATGGCCGTGGACGTCGGCTACGGGCAACTGGCCTGGTCGCTGCAGAGCGACGACCGGGTCACGGTCAAGGACCGCACGAACGTGCGCGAGCTGACGGTGGAGCAGCTCGACGGGGTTCCGGTCGACCTGGTCGTCGGTGATCTGTCGTTCATTTCCATCGGTCTGGTGCTGCCGGCGCTGGTGCGCTGCTGCGCGCCGGACGCGGACCTGGTGCTGATGGTCAAGCCGCAGTTCGAGGTCGGCAAGGACCGGCTGGGCAGTGGCGGCGTGGTGCGCAGCCCGGAGTTGCGGGCCGAGGCCGTGCGCGAGGTCGCGGCGCAGGCCGCGAAGCTGGGTCTGGGCGTTCTCGGGGTGACGGCGAGTCCGCTGCCGGGGCCTTCGGGGAACGTCGAGTACTTTCTGTGGCTGCGGGCGGGGGCACCGGCACTCGACCCGGAGGATGTTGACCGTGCAGTAGCGGAGGGGCCGCAGTGA